The Sorex araneus isolate mSorAra2 chromosome 5, mSorAra2.pri, whole genome shotgun sequence genome has a segment encoding these proteins:
- the CFAP144 gene encoding cilia- and flagella-associated protein 144 isoform X2: protein MAGHPGKVVQDEVNKSQILRELYLKELRTQKLYTQYHVNPLRKVHTITRKPMSWHDAQEESADALFLQVIHAAEEARKKHLETQTESQEIGWEAKPLAFQPICPPQAVPQGCLWRLE from the exons ATGGCGGGACACCCAGGAAAGGTGGTCCAGGATGAGGTTAATAAGAGTCAGATCTTGCGTGAACTCTACCTCAAGGAGCTCCGAACTCAGAAACTGTACACACAGTATCATGTGAACCCGCTTCGAAAGG TTCACACAATTACTAGAAAGCCCATGTCTTGGCACGATGCCCAGGAGGAATCAGCGGATG CCCTGTTTCTCCAGGTCATTCATGCTGCCGAGGAAGCAAGGAAGAAACACCTGGAGACGCAGACTGAAAGCCAAGAAATCGGGTGGGAGGCCAAGCCCCTG GCTTTCCAGCCCATCTGCCCGCCCCAGGCTGTGCCCCAGGGCTGCCTATGGAGACTGGAATAG
- the CFAP144 gene encoding cilia- and flagella-associated protein 144 isoform X1: MAGHPGKVVQDEVNKSQILRELYLKELRTQKLYTQYHVNPLRKVHTITRKPMSWHDAQEESADALFLQVIHAAEEARKKHLETQTESQEIGWEAKPLVNPNRDDRRLNHFRVYQDITLYKAKMWSLGETDYHK, encoded by the exons ATGGCGGGACACCCAGGAAAGGTGGTCCAGGATGAGGTTAATAAGAGTCAGATCTTGCGTGAACTCTACCTCAAGGAGCTCCGAACTCAGAAACTGTACACACAGTATCATGTGAACCCGCTTCGAAAGG TTCACACAATTACTAGAAAGCCCATGTCTTGGCACGATGCCCAGGAGGAATCAGCGGATG CCCTGTTTCTCCAGGTCATTCATGCTGCCGAGGAAGCAAGGAAGAAACACCTGGAGACGCAGACTGAAAGCCAAGAAATCGGGTGGGAGGCCAAGCCCCTG GTCAACCCAAATCGAGATGACCGCAGACTGAACCACTTCCGGGTCTACCAGGACATCACTCTTTACAAGGCTAAAATGTGGAGCTTAGGAGAAACTGATTACCACAAGTAG